From the genome of Setaria viridis chromosome 1, Setaria_viridis_v4.0, whole genome shotgun sequence:
GCAATAATCTGTTCTAGAATTTCTTGATTGTAACTTCTGTACTACTCATCTTGGAGGGGATAGATAACTTATTTATGTGCATGTGTCATTGTGTGTGCTGAATTTATGTATTGATTAGATTTGTGGTTTAAATAATTTCTTTTGACTTGTTTACATTTCTTGTTCCTATTGGATATTATTTTCCAATCTGATATTTTCTTTATCTCATTTTTATAATACCTTTTTTTCTCTCAGATGAGCCAAATATGGGAGGAACTTGGTTCAAAAATTAAGGAATTGCTCGAGCTAGGTAAAACAGGAGTTGTAGCTTCCATCTTAGCGGCATGCCAGCGGCTTGAAACTTATCGCCTTGAGGTCTTCATTTATGAACTTTTGGTTTCTGCATCATTATTTGAGACAGGTTCTCACTAAATATGTCTGATTTCTCTGTTATGAACTGCAGAGTTCTCAAGCTCTTTCTGCGGCATTAAGTTCAGATTCTGAGTCTCCTGATAGCATTGTTGCGCATATGCTGTTTCTTGAGAACTACCTACGAGAGAGATCTTATTGGAAATGGCCTCTTGGTGCAAAGATGAGTGTTTTGGGTTGCTTGATGCTGCAATCAATTTTTCAATACCCACATGTATGTTGAAAAGTTGTTGCGTTCTTTTTTAAACCCCATTCCTCACCACTTCACTGCCACATGGCAGCAATAAATCTATAGTTTATAGTGACTGCTGCTGACTGCTCATTGTTTTTCCTATTTTCAAATTGTTTTTTTGGGCTCATTTGCTAGTTCAGTTTTTTTACCCCTAGCTTTGGCATATATGTTGCTGTAATATTGTCATCTTTCAATCACTTTGACCATCTCTCTGACCTTGTGTAGTCGGTACTTTATTTCTTGAACAATTATATAGCAATACAGATCTAGTAGTCTATTATCTTTTGGCTCTTATCCCTCTGACATCTTAACCAAATTGCTATCATATTTTCCCTAAAATTATTGCAAGACCTAGATGGCTAAAACCTTACTCCTGCATTCCTTTGCGCAGCAATATATTCGACCTTATGTTGCAAGCTTGCTGGCTATGGAGGATGATCAGATCCTCCAAATTTCTAAGGACTCGGGAGGTAGCCGTGTTCTTgaggcttttctaggttcaagTGCCACTGCAAAGCGAAAATTTAAAGTATTTGGAAAGTAAGCCTCAACATCCCCTAATTTATTCAGAGACCattttttgatttttctaaagtGTGTTCAGATATCGTGATCATTGATCAACTTCATATGATTTGTTTATGCATTGCATAACATAAcatatatgcattttttttaaaaaaaacttgaccaCGGGAGGAGACTCCCTCCGGGCTTTGTTCTAAGAAGGTGCCATGCTTCGAACCCTGGTCGGGACGGGAAACATATATGCATATTTCATTAGTTAAGTAAATGTTTAAGGTGCATGAATAGTGCTATAatatttccttttctcttttgagCAGCAATCATCATGTAGGGACAGTAATAAAACTACAAAAGGTTGGTTGAATGCTTTGTTCAAGAAGACTAGGATAAGAAAAGAATAAGAAAGTTATTTCGTAAAACTCAAATGTGCTCTATAGAAATTACTTATAGCTTATGCCTCGCAAAACTCAAAATCTCATCATTAGAGTCGCTAAATATCAGTTTTAGGCAAATATTGTTTTCATTGAATGCTATCATAACCTGATAAAAACTTTAAAGCTGTGCTGCTTGAACGCATCCGAACTCACATTTGAAAAAATTTGACTAATAAAAATCTTTTATACACATGGCCAGTAGCTTTTTTTGTCTGTGCATTTTCTGTACGAACTGCCATGAATGGAGGTCTGCAACAGTATAGTACAGTGGGGAAGATGCGTAGGCTGCATTAGGGTGTGACCACCAAAGCCTTCATCAATTAGGTTAACGTGGAACTTTAAATTGGCTACATATAGGGCTGGCAGAAATGGACTTTAGATTGGCTACATGCCTACATATAAAAAGGTTGGTGTGCAGACCTGCAATCTTCTTAATGGTGTGCAATTATTTGTGCTGTGTTAGATAATTGGTACTGTTACTTAACATTTGCGTGGAGTCCATGTTTGCTATTTATTAAGCTAAAGTACCTTGGCATCTGACTACAGTGAATTATTTCATTTATTTAAGTCCGTTTTACTGCTTATGAACAGCTGTTTTTGGCACTGGCAGTGTGTTGAATGAAAAGCCAGACTTTGCTTATTGTGATGTTTTCTAGACTAGTCTTCTTGTTGACCAGTATGTATTATGTGGCAGGTTGCAAGGTCATTATGGAGAGATTGCTATGAACCCTTCTGGCTCATTCTTAGTAGAGAAGTGCTTTACTGCCAGTAACTTTTCTCACAAGGAGGCTATAGTGGCAGAGCTGCTGGCTGCGCAATCTGAACTATCTAAAACAAGACACGGGTTCCACTTGCTAAAGAAGCTTGATGTTGATAGGTAATCAAATAACCAATGTCCTCTAATGTATTTTGTCAAATATTCTATGCTATCAGtgcaatatatataaaaaattatcTGGTCCGTTGATCATGCTAACCAATGTTGTGTCCTTTTCATCACAGATATGCTAGGCGACCTGAGCAGTGGAGGGCTAGTCAAACTTCAAAAGAAACAACTCTCAGACAATTTGAGGTGGAATTTGGTTCTAATAGTAAATCTGTTGCGCAAACTTTCGAAGAAAAGTTCCTTTCTCAAAGTCCCTCAAAGAAACGTAAGCAGGGGAAGTCTGACAAAATTACTGAGGATGCCAGCTACAACAAACCAGATTTCTCTCAGACAGGAAACAGTAAGAGGCCAAAATCTGCCAAGTCAACTTCTGAGAAAGAATTTAGCAGCAAGAAACTTGCAAGGGAAGGCACCAGCATGGCATTCTTGAAGGATTCTGGCAAGAGGAAATCACCAGGTTTCCTCTCAGATAAGCCAAGCCTGAAGAAACAAAAACATCAATGGCCCACTTCTGGTAAACCAGACGGCAAGAGGTTTGGTCAAGGTAGTAGTTCTAGCATGCCGTTTGTCAAGAACACTGGCAAACCGAAACGGTCCATCGCGGAGCTTGCTGATCTGGCTGGTAAGGAGAAGCTGACTGCGGCCGAGGTCCGCAAATTGCTGAAGCCCGAAATGTCAAAGAGCTAATCCCTCCCAGTCCCAGACTGTGTAGGCAGCAATTTTGTTTGTCATTTCCCCCCATGTATTGCAAGCCATGAGGCTTAATATACC
Proteins encoded in this window:
- the LOC117838058 gene encoding pumilio homolog 23 isoform X2, with amino-acid sequence MDKNGSHVAEAALKSLATHLEDQASRTMIEEILNKICKVIAADAANVMSSCYGSHVLRTLLCLCKGVPLESLQDFHTTKRSAVLAERLSCGTNQSGGHGPNNFENGFSDIFKSFIREMLHNAKADIATLRIDKNSSLVLQTALKLSCGDDNELRHIISILFGYDEDGTVEMRDYSEKKEEIVTLLEESAYSHLLEVIVEVAPDELRNGMLLGTLKSALFPISSHHCGNYVVQALISSAKTSDQMSQIWEELGSKIKELLELGKTGVVASILAACQRLETYRLESSQALSAALSSDSESPDSIVAHMLFLENYLRERSYWKWPLGAKMSVLGCLMLQSIFQYPHQYIRPYVASLLAMEDDQILQISKDSGGSRVLEAFLGSSATAKRKFKVFGKLQGHYGEIAMNPSGSFLVEKCFTASNFSHKEAIVAELLAAQSELSKTRHGFHLLKKLDVDRYARRPEQWRASQTSKETTLRQFEVEFGSNSKSVAQTFEEKFLSQSPSKKRKQGKSDKITEDASYNKPDFSQTGNSKRPKSAKSTSEKEFSSKKLAREGTSMAFLKDSGKRKSPGFLSDKPSLKKQKHQWPTSGKPDGKRFGQGSSSSMPFVKNTGKPKRSIAELADLAGKEKLTAAEVRKLLKPEMSKS